The following proteins come from a genomic window of Trifolium pratense cultivar HEN17-A07 linkage group LG4, ARS_RC_1.1, whole genome shotgun sequence:
- the LOC123919455 gene encoding F-box/kelch-repeat protein At3g23880-like: MSPPSVFFPDDLLTVFLSLLPVKSLLRFKCVSHSWKSLISDPNFVKFHLKKSKSHNPQFTLVTHHVKDIKGESPYGSDDESEVDYSIIPYSIHSFLDNPSFTLFADHHYLLNEKDCSIVAGSCNGLICLSGFSLSATFTIHRQTYEYWLRLWNPATREISEKIGCFIDYRDFGFNFGCDNPTGTFKAVASRYIPDKLTSDVRVFSFDENVWRNIQSFPVVPFNLSRSGELEHDAVFFNGTLNWLAVRNDIPYTWYHHPENLTVEQFVIVSLNLGTEIYNMYTLPQGFDEVPPAEPTVGVLGDYFCFSYSYKETDFIIWQMKKFGIEESWTQFLKISYHDLQLNYDLSSGSTLKYHLYFLPLFLSKDGDTLVLYSSQELKVILYNWRDHRVERTEVEVHKTIIDDETYNHSCWHIANGFVESLTSIC; the protein is encoded by the coding sequence ATGTCTCCGCCGTCGGTGTTCTTCCCCGACGATCTCCTCACCGTGTTCCTGTCATTGCTTCCTGTGAAATCTCTTCTTAGATTCAAGTGCGTAAGTCATTCCTGGAAATCTCTCATTTCCGATcccaattttgtaaaattccaTCTCAAGAAATCAAAATCACATAATCCACAATTCACACTAGTCACTCATCACGTCAAAGATATCAAGGGAGAATCTCCATACGGCAGTGATGATGAATCTGAGGTTGATTACAGTATCATTCCATACTCTATACATTCTTTTCTCGATAATCCTTCGTTTACCCTTTTCGCTGATCATCACTATCTTTTGAACGAAAAAGATTGCTCTATTGTAGCTGGTTCCTGTAATGGGTTGATCTGTTTGTCTGGTTTTAGTTTGTCGGCCACGTTTACAATTCACCGTCAAACGTACGAGTACTGGCTCCGTCTATGGAACCCAGCCACTAGGGAAATTTCTGAAAAAATTGGGTGTTTTATTGATTATCGTGATTTCGGTTTCAATTTTGGTTGTGATAATCCCACCGGTACTTTTAAAGCGGTTGCGTCGCGTTACATTCCTGATAAATTGACAAGCGATGTGAGAGTTTTTAGTTTTGATGAAAATGTTTGGAGAAATATTCAAAGTTTCCCGGTTGTTCCTTTTAATTTGAGTCGTTCTGGAGAACTTGAGCATGATGCTGTATTTTTTAATGGCACTCTTAACTGGTTGGCTGTTCGCAATGACATCCCATACACATGGTATCATCATCCTGAGAATCTCACCGTCGAGCAGTTTGTTATTGTTTCACTTAATTTGGGGACTGAGATATACAATATGTATACTTTGCCTCAGGGTTTTGATGAGGTGCCCCCTGCAGAGCCAACTGTTGGTGTGTTGGGTGactacttttgtttttcttattcttataagGAAACCGATTTTATTATATGGCAGATGAAGAAATTTGGTATTGAAGAGTCTTGGACTCAATTTCTTAAAATTAGTTATCACGATCTTCAATTAAACTATGACTTGAGTAGCGGTAGTACACTAAAGTATCATCTTTATTTCTTGCCATTATTTCTTTCTAAGGATGGTGATACTCTGGTATTGTATAGTAGTCAAGAATTGAAAGTAATTCTCTATAACTGGAGAGATCATAGAGTGGAGCGAACAGAAGTTGAAGTGCACAAAACTATTATTGATGATGAAACCTACAATCATTCATGTTGGCATATTGCCAACGGTTTTGTTGAAAGCTTGACTTCAATTTGTTAA
- the LOC123922475 gene encoding uncharacterized protein LOC123922475, whose protein sequence is MATLIPTKGKPMMLGPNSNAWCAYHRAKGHDTKKCFRLRDLVEELIKSGHLRKFINDAAQGRVVVPKVHRQDSKEPPERDEDQTRARIAVNTIAGGFSGGSGSNNVRKKYARSVTHETYLVGNTSFSPAPDISFTAEDSQGVFPHDDDPLVIQVQILNCDVKRFLIDSGSSADIMYWEAFKAMQLAEEQLQPYVGTLVGFSGEQVEVMGYTTLLTTFGEKENAKTIKVRYLVVKTPFTSYNIIIGRPGSNALGTVLSTLYLSMKYPLDNGGVGTIKGDQLLARRCYESSLKIWHKIPSGNGGFRSGYPGNQGGINMVDSADMDPREEFQDRRVSPIEELEQIQIGLEPHQTTNLGNVGR, encoded by the coding sequence ATGGCAACTCTTATCCCAACAAAGGGAAAGCCCATGATGTTGGGGCCAAACAGCAACGCTTGGTGTGCCTATCACAGGGCTAAGGGACACGACACAAAGAAGTGTTTCAGGTTAAGAGACCTCGTTGAAGAACTAATTAAGAGCGGCCACCTGCGAAAATTCATCAACGACGCCGCCCAAGGGCGAGTCGTCGTGCCCAAGGTCCATAGACAGGATTCCAAGGAACCGCCAGAACGAGACGAGGACCAAACAAGGGCGAGAATCGCAGTAAATACTATTGCTGGTGGATTTTCAGGAGGAAGCGGCTCAAACAACGTCAGAAAGAAGTATGCTAGAAGCGTAACTCATGAGACTTATCTAGTGGGAAATACGTCTTTTTCACCAGCACCAGATATATCATTCACTGCTGAGGATAGTCAAGGAGTGTTCCCACATGATGATGATCCTCTGGTCATTCAAGTGCAAATTCTGAATTGTGATGTGAAAAGGTTCTTGATTGATTCTGGTAGTTCAGCAGATATTATGTAttgggaagctttcaaggcaATGCAGTTGGCTGAAGAGCAGTTACAACCATACGTGGGAACTTTAGTAGGATTTTCAGGAGAGCAGGTGGAAGTTATGGGATATACAACGCTCCTGACAACTTTTGGCGAGAAAGAAAACGCAAAGACAATTAAGGTACGATATTTGGTTGTAAAGACGCCTTTCACATCTTATAATATCATCATCGGAAGGCCTGGTTCCAACGCTTTAGGCACGGTCCTTTCCACCTTATATTTGTCAATGAAATACCCTTTGGACAATGGTGGCGTGGGGACCATTAAAGGCGATCAACTCCTGGCGAGACGATGTTATGAGTCAAGTCTGAAGATTTGGCACAAGATACCTAGTGGAAATGGAGGTTTTCGATCAGGATATCCCGGGAACCAAGGAGGAATAAACATGGTTGATTCAGCAGATATGGATCCTAGAGAGGAGTTTCAAGATAGGCGAGTCAGTCCAATAGAGGAATTGGAGCAAATACAGATTGGTTTGGAGCCTCATCAAACCACGAACTTGGGAAATGTCGGGCGATAA